The Streptomyces laurentii region TGCTCGGCCAGCCACACCTCGTCGAGCCCCGCCTCCTCGGCGGCCTCGGCGGTGCGGACGGCCCGGTACAGCGGCTCCGCCTGACCCTGGCCCGGGAACTGGGCGGCCAGGACGAACGTACCCACGCGCATTGCTTTTCTGCCTCCTCGTGGCCGGCGCGTCTCCTCCCACGGAGCCCCCGGCGAACTCCCCCTTCCATGGCAACAACGCCTGACACGTGCCAAAGGCAACGGCCTTCCGCGAATCTCTTGCGATTTTCGGCTGATCCCCCGCACCCGAGGTCGGAGGCACCTGATCGCGGCCCGTACGCTGGAAGGAACCGTCCGTGTTCCCGACCTCGGTGAGGTGTCGAAGTGTCCCCGCGTCACAACCGCCCGCGCGGCGGTGAGAAGCCCGTACGGCAGGGAGATTCGGACGGCGACCGGTACGGCGGCGCGCAGAGCACCGAGACCTGGCAGGGCGAGGAGTGGTACGTCCGCAATGTCGCCGGCGCGAGCGCGCCCGGCAAGCGCTACCGCTGCCCCGGCTGCGACCAGGAGATCCCGGCGGCCGCGCCGCACGTGGTGGCCTGGCCGGAGTACGGCGGCGTCGACGACCGCCGGCACTGGCACAA contains the following coding sequences:
- a CDS encoding ATP/GTP-binding protein (ATP/GTP-binding protein [Streptomyces pristinaespiralis ATCC25486];~identified by MetaGeneAnnotator; putative) — protein: MSPRHNRPRGGEKPVRQGDSDGDRYGGAQSTETWQGEEWYVRNVAGASAPGKRYRCPGCDQEIPAAAPHVVAWPEYGGVDDRRHWHKACWNAKDRRTSRVQRSRNAPRY